Proteins encoded in a region of the Diospyros lotus cultivar Yz01 chromosome 9, ASM1463336v1, whole genome shotgun sequence genome:
- the LOC127809197 gene encoding cyclin-B1-2: MEAVKREKTIGHEIGGVQNDTLRFGLHSVKNEIVGDHPLQSAYHSTQEVHEQMKRRVMVNTYGSALPLKMDLDRQMLSRFQRPPGPIPSSMLGLDALTGSLEDFGFEDYLNDPKESETIRPLDMHHGMEVRFGLSKGPAHPSFI, translated from the exons ATGGAGGCTgtgaagagagagaagacgaTAGGGCACGAAATCGGAGGGGTCCAAAACGACACTCTTCGTTTCGGACTCCATAGCGTCAAGAATGAGATCGTCGGGGACCATCCCCTTCAATCTGCCTATCACTct ACTCAGGAGGTCCATGAACAGATGAAGAGGAGGGTTATGGTCAACACGTACGGCTCGGCTCTTCCTTTGAAGATGGACCTCGATCGCCAAATGCTTTCAAG ATTCCAGAGGCCTCCAGGTCCAATACCGTCATCCATGCTGGGGTTGGATGCTCTGACAGGAAGCCTGGAAGACTTCGGTTTTGAAGATTACCTTAATG ACCCAAAGGAGTCTGAAACGATCCGCCCCCTGGATATGCATCATGGAATGGAAGTTCGCTTTGGACTCTCCAAGGGACCAGCCCACCCCAGTTTCATCTGA